A DNA window from Sulfitobacter sp. BSw21498 contains the following coding sequences:
- the selB gene encoding selenocysteine-specific translation elongation factor, translating into MTSACVIVIGHVDHGKTALVRALTGMETDRLAEEKARGLSIALGFAHCEMAGGTLDLIDAPGHEDFMRTMVSGASGAQGALLVVSAVDGVAAQTREHVQIAQLLQVPVAVVAVTKADLIPADDLPARLAAIGDALAAQGVTRAELVPCSATTAGGVDGLRQALAAQFSDLPPRAVPAGAFLPVDRVFTLAGRGTVVTGTLLGAALSVGDALVVQPRAAATVVRGLQSRGTARKRVEIGERVAVNLRGISVEEVARGDVLCGTAYAPSACMDVALTVSASAARPVKHMQELRVLWGTAHEVATLRLMGGGQIAPGGTGLGQLRFKQPVVGFARQAAVLRQLSPAATLAGAVILDPQATAVGAGDKRRLAVLQAAHTQDAAAIAAALCGQGRGVAFRADMMRLARGEETVGLPEGTVPLSADHLALTDDFAAVQEALLGALRGFHAEHPIKQGAAPALLQQVTPLRALVPFAQAALVKSGEVMLRDGLIGLAQHDPFAALAAQQAARLTEIEESIRTGGTTPPDLRQFDAPDDADLIALMVGQGWLVSLPNIALKQQVVFHEATIRQAQRTLAAAFPPPMAFTTGEARSALATSRKFIVPLLEHLDAQGITLRENDTRHMVKPAH; encoded by the coding sequence ATGACATCGGCCTGTGTGATCGTGATCGGCCATGTGGACCATGGCAAGACGGCGTTGGTGCGGGCGTTGACAGGCATGGAAACGGACCGGCTGGCCGAAGAGAAAGCCCGTGGTCTGTCGATCGCGCTGGGCTTTGCGCATTGCGAGATGGCAGGCGGTACACTTGACCTGATTGACGCACCGGGACACGAGGATTTCATGCGCACGATGGTGTCTGGCGCAAGCGGGGCGCAGGGCGCGCTGCTGGTGGTTTCTGCTGTGGATGGCGTAGCTGCGCAAACGCGCGAGCATGTGCAGATTGCGCAGCTGTTGCAGGTCCCAGTAGCTGTCGTCGCGGTGACAAAGGCCGATTTGATCCCTGCTGACGATCTGCCAGCGCGGCTGGCCGCGATTGGCGATGCCCTTGCGGCGCAGGGTGTCACGCGGGCCGAACTGGTGCCCTGTTCAGCCACGACCGCTGGCGGGGTGGACGGGCTGAGACAGGCGCTGGCGGCGCAGTTTTCAGACCTGCCACCACGGGCGGTTCCGGCGGGCGCTTTCCTGCCGGTGGATCGGGTGTTCACTTTGGCGGGGCGTGGCACGGTGGTGACGGGGACGTTGCTTGGGGCGGCGCTGTCTGTTGGCGATGCGCTTGTGGTTCAGCCACGCGCCGCAGCAACGGTCGTGCGCGGGCTGCAATCGCGCGGTACTGCGCGGAAACGGGTCGAGATAGGCGAGAGGGTTGCCGTGAACCTGCGCGGCATCTCGGTTGAAGAGGTGGCGCGCGGTGATGTCCTGTGTGGGACCGCATACGCACCGTCTGCATGTATGGACGTGGCGCTGACCGTCTCTGCCAGTGCGGCGCGACCGGTCAAACATATGCAAGAGCTGCGCGTGCTCTGGGGCACCGCGCATGAGGTCGCGACACTGCGGCTGATGGGCGGCGGGCAGATCGCGCCGGGTGGGACGGGGCTGGGGCAGCTTCGGTTTAAACAGCCGGTGGTCGGCTTTGCAAGGCAGGCGGCGGTGCTGCGCCAGCTTTCGCCCGCGGCGACGCTGGCGGGTGCGGTGATTCTGGACCCGCAAGCCACTGCGGTCGGGGCGGGCGACAAGCGGCGGCTTGCGGTTCTGCAGGCGGCACACACTCAAGACGCGGCGGCCATCGCGGCAGCGCTATGTGGCCAAGGGCGCGGTGTAGCGTTCCGGGCTGATATGATGCGACTGGCGCGTGGTGAAGAGACTGTAGGCTTGCCAGAGGGCACTGTGCCCCTGTCCGCAGATCATCTCGCGTTGACCGATGATTTTGCGGCGGTGCAAGAGGCGCTGCTGGGGGCGTTGCGGGGATTTCATGCCGAACATCCGATAAAGCAGGGGGCCGCGCCTGCTTTGCTACAACAGGTGACGCCGCTGCGGGCGCTGGTGCCTTTTGCCCAAGCCGCGCTGGTCAAGTCGGGCGAGGTCATGTTGCGCGATGGTTTGATTGGTCTGGCGCAGCATGATCCCTTTGCAGCACTTGCCGCGCAACAGGCGGCGCGCCTGACGGAGATTGAAGAGAGTATTCGTACCGGCGGCACCACCCCCCCTGACCTGCGGCAGTTCGATGCGCCGGACGACGCTGATCTGATTGCCCTGATGGTGGGTCAGGGGTGGCTGGTATCGCTGCCTAATATCGCGCTGAAGCAGCAGGTTGTGTTTCATGAAGCGACCATCAGACAAGCGCAGCGGACCCTCGCGGCGGCCTTCCCTCCGCCCATGGCCTTTACCACCGGCGAGGCACGCAGTGCCTTGGCGACGAGCCGCAAGTTTATCGTGCCGCTGCTTGAGCATCTGGACGCCCAAGGTATCACTCTGCGGGAGAACGACACACGGCACATGGTAAAGCCTGCGCATTAG
- a CDS encoding MYG1 family protein, with product MTITQLVTHSGGFHADELLSSVILTRLFPDATILRSRDTALITPAEGRIIYDVGGDFDAEAGIFDHHQRPNPLREDGQPYSSFGLIWAHYGHDYLRALDVPEADVITIHDNFDRGFVLPIDLLDNGAVNASEAGPLFAGLTLPALLESLKPVFDDREEGVDDRAFAAALPIARAFVEASIRRKAAKFRAEAMVMAAIDAAGDGHVLDLPMGMPFRGPVIKAGADHLLFVIHPRGSEWTLTTIRSGDDTFENRADLPVAWAGLKDAALEEASGVKGAKFCHNGRFIAVADSREAILEMADIAVREATAA from the coding sequence ATGACGATCACCCAACTCGTGACCCACTCCGGCGGCTTTCATGCGGACGAGCTATTGTCGTCAGTCATCCTGACACGGCTGTTCCCCGACGCAACGATCCTGCGCAGCCGCGACACGGCGCTGATCACGCCGGCGGAAGGGCGCATCATCTATGATGTGGGCGGCGACTTTGACGCTGAAGCCGGGATATTTGACCACCACCAACGTCCCAATCCACTGCGCGAAGACGGCCAGCCCTACAGTTCATTCGGGCTGATCTGGGCGCATTACGGGCACGATTATCTGCGCGCGCTTGATGTGCCCGAGGCGGATGTAATCACCATTCACGACAACTTTGATCGCGGGTTTGTCCTGCCGATCGACCTGCTGGACAATGGTGCCGTCAACGCGTCAGAGGCGGGGCCGCTGTTTGCCGGTCTTACCCTGCCGGCACTGCTGGAAAGCCTCAAGCCCGTGTTCGATGACCGCGAAGAGGGTGTGGACGACCGTGCCTTTGCCGCCGCCTTGCCCATTGCGCGCGCCTTTGTCGAAGCCTCCATCCGCCGAAAGGCCGCCAAATTCCGTGCCGAAGCGATGGTAATGGCCGCGATTGACGCTGCGGGTGACGGGCATGTGCTGGACTTGCCGATGGGCATGCCGTTTCGGGGGCCGGTGATCAAGGCGGGTGCAGACCACCTGCTGTTTGTCATCCACCCACGTGGGTCTGAATGGACGCTGACGACGATCCGGTCGGGGGATGATACCTTCGAAAACCGTGCAGATCTGCCGGTAGCATGGGCTGGCCTGAAAGACGCCGCGCTTGAAGAGGCGTCCGGCGTAAAGGGGGCCAAGTTCTGTCACAACGGTCGTTTTATTGCGGTTGCCGACAGCCGCGAGGCGATCTTGGAAATGGCCGATATCGCTGTGCGCGAGGCCACGGCGGCTTAG
- a CDS encoding antifreeze protein, with amino-acid sequence MNPLTLMTLNTNLAKLMIDTQAVMTLRLLGMAGALPQSRGENARMVNEKGPAMAKAYEAATKAAFAGGTPDQILSAAMAPVSKKVSANRKRLTK; translated from the coding sequence ATGAACCCTCTTACCCTGATGACGCTAAATACCAACCTCGCCAAGCTGATGATCGACACCCAAGCTGTTATGACGCTTAGGCTTTTGGGGATGGCCGGTGCCCTACCGCAGTCCCGCGGAGAAAACGCCCGCATGGTCAATGAAAAGGGCCCTGCCATGGCAAAAGCCTATGAGGCGGCCACCAAAGCTGCCTTTGCAGGCGGCACACCGGACCAGATTCTCTCGGCCGCGATGGCACCGGTTAGCAAAAAGGTCAGTGCCAACCGCAAGCGCCTGACCAAATAA
- the selA gene encoding L-seryl-tRNA(Sec) selenium transferase — MNSQLRHLPQIDTLLQQPPIAQVVAAYSHEEVRSALRLTLDALRGEILSGAAVELPDFTSEGFARTLADRIEVARQPNLRPVINATGIIIHTNLGRARLAPEALQAMRDIGARPSNLELNLATGKRGSRYDHAEALICHLTGAEAALIVNNCAAAVVLALMGTASGRKVIASRGELIEIGGSFRLPDVIAQSGAVLKEVGATNKTRLSDYADAVDEDTAVLLKSHTSNFRIVGFTSAPSRTALAQLAAERDLILMEDLGSGVLIDLSPFGLRDEPVVADILKAGVDLVMFSGDKLLGGPQAGIIAGRADIIAGLRKHPLLRALRIDKLSLAALEATLRLYLPPHNPLSRVPVLQALSQPLAEVEVRAHKLAASVEAMNGVTASVTPSAAYVGGGSLPQQDLESVSVVVACDALSPEALSDRLRGGPVPVVARIHQGKLWLDMRTVTDAELPDIVAALGTIAAP, encoded by the coding sequence GTGAACAGCCAGCTAAGACATTTGCCACAGATCGACACGTTGTTGCAGCAGCCACCGATTGCCCAGGTGGTCGCCGCCTATAGCCACGAGGAAGTGCGCAGCGCCCTGCGGCTGACACTGGACGCGCTGCGCGGCGAAATCCTGAGCGGCGCGGCTGTCGAGCTGCCTGATTTTACCAGCGAGGGTTTTGCCCGCACCCTTGCAGATCGGATCGAGGTGGCCCGCCAGCCGAACCTGCGTCCCGTGATCAACGCGACGGGTATCATCATCCACACCAATCTTGGCCGTGCCCGCCTTGCGCCCGAAGCCTTGCAAGCGATGCGCGACATCGGTGCGCGTCCGTCGAACCTTGAACTGAACCTTGCTACCGGCAAGCGTGGATCGCGGTATGACCATGCCGAGGCGCTGATTTGCCATTTGACGGGTGCAGAGGCGGCGCTGATCGTGAACAACTGCGCCGCGGCGGTGGTGCTGGCGTTGATGGGAACCGCGTCGGGGCGCAAGGTGATCGCGTCGCGGGGGGAGCTGATCGAAATTGGCGGATCATTCCGCCTGCCCGACGTCATCGCTCAAAGCGGGGCAGTCCTGAAAGAAGTCGGCGCCACGAACAAAACACGGCTTAGCGATTATGCCGACGCGGTGGATGAGGACACGGCGGTTCTGTTGAAAAGCCATACCAGCAATTTTCGCATTGTTGGATTTACCTCTGCCCCGTCACGCACGGCTTTGGCGCAATTGGCAGCAGAGCGGGACCTGATCCTGATGGAAGATCTGGGCAGCGGCGTGCTGATTGACCTGTCGCCCTTCGGTCTGCGGGATGAACCGGTGGTGGCGGATATTTTGAAAGCGGGCGTCGATCTGGTCATGTTCTCGGGTGACAAGCTGTTGGGCGGGCCACAGGCGGGCATCATTGCGGGGCGAGCCGACATTATTGCAGGGTTGCGCAAGCATCCGCTGCTGCGGGCTTTGCGGATCGATAAGCTGTCCCTCGCAGCACTTGAGGCAACTTTGCGACTGTACCTGCCGCCCCATAATCCGCTGTCACGGGTGCCTGTGTTGCAAGCGTTGTCGCAGCCCCTGGCTGAAGTCGAGGTGCGGGCGCACAAACTGGCGGCGTCTGTAGAAGCTATGAATGGCGTCACAGCATCGGTGACCCCGTCCGCTGCCTATGTCGGTGGCGGATCGTTGCCACAGCAGGACTTGGAAAGCGTAAGCGTCGTGGTGGCCTGTGATGCCCTTTCACCGGAAGCGCTTAGCGACCGGCTGCGCGGGGGGCCGGTGCCGGTCGTCGCGCGCATCCATCAGGGAAAGCTGTGGCTGGATATGCGCACAGTCACCGATGCGGAATTGCCTGATATCGTTGCCGCACTCGGTACGATTGCCGCCCCATGA
- a CDS encoding ETC complex I subunit: MRARIYQPSRTAMSSGTAKTRVWLLEFDPEHAREIDPLMGWTSSKDTQTQVRLQFATKEEAVEYARDHNIDAMVQDPNKRRANVRAGGYGENFATARRGSWTH, encoded by the coding sequence ATGCGCGCGCGTATTTATCAGCCTTCCCGAACTGCCATGTCCTCTGGCACTGCCAAAACCCGTGTTTGGTTGCTTGAGTTTGACCCGGAGCACGCGCGCGAAATTGACCCGCTGATGGGCTGGACCTCGTCGAAAGACACGCAAACACAGGTGCGTTTGCAGTTCGCGACCAAGGAAGAAGCGGTCGAATACGCCCGTGACCACAATATCGACGCGATGGTTCAAGACCCCAACAAGCGCCGCGCGAATGTGCGTGCTGGTGGCTATGGCGAAAACTTTGCCACAGCGCGCCGCGGGTCCTGGACGCATTAA